The Cohnella abietis genome has a segment encoding these proteins:
- a CDS encoding M24 family metallopeptidase, which produces MTARIYIPDNEYKERIQRAAKLVEQKGLDVMIVNSNEADYANVRYFSGFWPLFERAGVAITASGDAALLVGPESTIYASDFGKIDKIFTLMEYRESANPAYPELKPDSYKDVFKALGVTGSKLKIGVASMLDTSVVMMEGLKSNFPDAEISSADEIMVSLRRIKSENELACMREGFRITELATQEVIRTIRPGVTETQMVGVAQRVIYENGAEYEGLPMYIFSEKSTRHAISRSSHRIINKGDIVQLNLSAKVDGYSPSIGMPISLGKLSPERRAVIEFGLKAHEWTQANLKAGILASDVAKGFYQFYKDNGYEKNYLYGPCHGTGMIEVEAPWMETSSNYLLEPNMTFQIDTFVTTDTFGIRWEKGAVIRPEGCELLCNPIGTIHELEF; this is translated from the coding sequence ATGACAGCAAGAATATACATTCCGGATAACGAGTACAAGGAAAGAATCCAAAGAGCGGCTAAGCTTGTTGAGCAAAAAGGACTAGACGTTATGATTGTCAATTCCAATGAGGCAGATTATGCGAATGTTCGTTACTTCAGCGGCTTCTGGCCTTTGTTCGAAAGAGCAGGCGTAGCGATCACTGCGTCTGGAGATGCAGCTCTGCTGGTTGGTCCTGAAAGTACGATTTATGCTAGTGATTTCGGCAAAATCGATAAAATTTTCACTCTGATGGAATACCGTGAGTCTGCCAACCCAGCATATCCGGAGCTGAAGCCTGATTCATACAAGGATGTGTTTAAAGCGCTTGGAGTTACTGGCTCTAAGCTCAAGATAGGTGTCGCAAGTATGCTGGACACCAGCGTCGTCATGATGGAGGGGCTGAAGAGCAATTTCCCGGATGCCGAAATTTCTAGCGCAGACGAGATTATGGTGTCCCTACGGAGAATTAAGTCGGAGAATGAGCTTGCTTGTATGCGCGAAGGCTTCCGGATTACAGAGCTTGCAACCCAAGAGGTCATTAGAACGATTCGTCCAGGCGTAACAGAAACTCAAATGGTAGGCGTTGCTCAACGCGTGATCTACGAGAACGGTGCTGAGTATGAAGGTCTTCCTATGTATATTTTCAGTGAGAAATCCACTCGGCATGCCATCTCTCGTTCTTCACATCGCATTATCAACAAGGGGGATATCGTACAGCTTAACTTGTCCGCTAAGGTTGACGGTTATTCGCCGAGTATCGGGATGCCGATCAGTTTAGGGAAGCTGTCTCCTGAGCGTCGTGCCGTTATCGAGTTTGGATTAAAGGCTCATGAATGGACGCAAGCTAACTTAAAGGCAGGGATATTGGCGAGTGATGTAGCGAAGGGTTTCTATCAATTCTACAAAGATAATGGCTACGAGAAGAACTATCTATATGGTCCTTGTCACGGAACGGGCATGATTGAAGTTGAAGCTCCTTGGATGGAAACCTCATCGAACTACTTGCTGGAGCCGAACATGACATTCCAGATTGACACCTTTGTTACGACGGACACCTTCGGTATTCGTTGGGAAAAGGGCGCAGTTATTCGTCCTGAAGGCTGCGAGCTACTATGTAATCCAATCGGTACGATCCATGAGTTGGAATTTTAA
- a CDS encoding ABC transporter permease translates to MEATDRRYKSIVPGGSFSLLFKEWAILFIFVGLFAVCSIFVDGFFDTNNIVNIVRQISFLAIIALGQFFVILIGGIDMSASSSIGFTSVLLAGLVHWENVPIVLAIIIVLFASVAVGFVNGLMAVYGKIPAFIATLVTMIVLKGVNYLYSNSIPISGLPSGFKNLGAGYVGPIPVPILILAFIAILCYIFTMHTETGRSIYAVGGNEEASRLSGINTNKIKMIAFIIGSFLTAIGAIMITSRTMAGQPTLGENMLFDVITVVVLGGTSLSGGRGKVIGVVIAALILGIIDNAMVLLGIGSYWQWIIKGLILAVVVLIDAKTKKD, encoded by the coding sequence ATGGAAGCAACGGATAGACGTTACAAAAGCATCGTACCGGGAGGGTCGTTCTCCTTGCTTTTCAAGGAATGGGCCATTCTATTCATCTTTGTTGGATTGTTCGCTGTATGCTCCATCTTCGTAGACGGGTTTTTCGATACGAACAATATTGTAAATATCGTTAGGCAAATCTCATTTCTAGCCATTATTGCTTTAGGACAATTTTTCGTCATTCTGATCGGTGGAATCGACATGTCGGCTTCCTCCTCCATAGGATTTACTAGCGTATTGCTGGCAGGTCTTGTCCATTGGGAAAATGTGCCGATTGTACTTGCCATTATCATCGTTCTGTTCGCGTCCGTCGCGGTTGGTTTTGTGAATGGATTAATGGCGGTGTACGGGAAAATTCCTGCTTTTATCGCAACATTGGTTACGATGATCGTGCTGAAGGGAGTTAATTACCTGTATAGCAATAGTATTCCGATTTCAGGCTTACCTTCTGGCTTCAAAAACTTAGGAGCAGGCTATGTCGGGCCGATACCCGTTCCGATCCTGATCCTAGCATTTATCGCTATCCTTTGCTACATCTTCACGATGCATACGGAAACAGGCAGAAGTATTTATGCTGTAGGTGGCAATGAGGAAGCAAGCCGATTGTCAGGAATTAATACGAACAAAATCAAGATGATCGCGTTTATTATCGGTAGCTTCTTAACGGCAATTGGTGCCATTATGATCACTTCAAGGACGATGGCTGGTCAACCGACACTCGGGGAAAATATGCTGTTCGACGTTATTACAGTAGTCGTGCTCGGCGGAACCTCGTTATCAGGTGGCCGTGGTAAAGTCATCGGGGTTGTTATCGCAGCTTTGATTCTCGGGATTATCGACAATGCGATGGTACTTCTGGGCATTGGCTCATACTGGCAATGGATCATTAAAGGACTCATTCTAGCCGTTGTTGTTCTCATTGATGCAAAAACTAAAAAAGACTAA
- a CDS encoding sugar ABC transporter ATP-binding protein: MKQATAQPIIELRDVSKSFPGVRALDHVSFSLKPGECRALVGENGAGKSTLAKIIIGHYTPSEGALYVNGTNVSERSGYNVRSSQGMGIAVVHQELQLIPELSGLENLFIGSYEKKFGFIDKKAMNRRADEIQAFLGTQLDLSVPVKELRMAEKQIIQLAKAVSMQAKMIIMDELTAVLQEKEIENIYRIIRVLKERGMGIIYISHRLDEIFEVCDTYTVLCDGRLIHSGEVADVNKDRLIEMIIGREMTQIFPPLNEKIGNPVLELKGLTSEKSFRNIDLTVHSGEVVGIAGLVGAGKTELLNAIFGNYKTVAGEIHWKGQKVKFKQPSAAIRKGIGLVPDERKQLGLVMNFNVVHNITLPSLKNFKKGTMQHKKEREDANRVAQLMRVKATPQQSVVKLSGGNQQKIVISKWVLADSELFLFDEPTRGIDVGAKAEIYKLINDLTAKGKCVIIVSPELEELLGLCHKIYVMFEGEFHACVSGEQKTQSNIISKLLGV; encoded by the coding sequence ATGAAACAGGCGACGGCGCAACCTATCATTGAATTGAGGGATGTTTCTAAATCGTTTCCCGGAGTGAGGGCGCTGGACCATGTTTCATTTAGTTTGAAGCCGGGGGAGTGCCGGGCGCTTGTTGGGGAAAATGGTGCCGGTAAATCGACGCTTGCCAAAATCATTATCGGACATTACACACCTTCCGAGGGCGCCCTTTACGTCAATGGGACGAATGTCAGCGAGAGAAGCGGCTATAACGTAAGAAGTTCCCAAGGAATGGGGATTGCAGTTGTTCATCAAGAACTGCAGCTTATTCCGGAGCTAAGTGGATTGGAAAATCTCTTTATTGGAAGCTATGAGAAAAAGTTCGGGTTCATAGATAAGAAGGCAATGAACCGGAGAGCGGATGAGATTCAAGCATTTCTTGGCACACAATTGGATTTGTCCGTACCCGTCAAGGAACTAAGGATGGCAGAGAAGCAAATCATTCAGCTTGCGAAGGCAGTTTCCATGCAAGCGAAGATGATCATTATGGATGAATTGACGGCCGTGTTGCAGGAGAAGGAAATCGAAAATATTTATCGTATCATTCGAGTGCTTAAAGAAAGAGGGATGGGGATTATCTATATCTCTCACCGTCTGGATGAGATTTTCGAGGTTTGCGATACGTATACGGTCCTCTGCGACGGCAGGCTAATCCATTCCGGTGAAGTGGCTGACGTGAATAAGGATCGTCTTATCGAAATGATCATCGGTAGGGAAATGACGCAAATATTCCCTCCACTTAACGAGAAGATCGGTAATCCTGTGCTGGAGCTAAAAGGCTTAACGTCTGAAAAGTCATTTCGGAATATCGACCTAACAGTGCATTCTGGAGAAGTGGTCGGGATTGCGGGGCTGGTCGGTGCAGGTAAGACGGAGCTGCTCAACGCGATCTTCGGTAACTACAAGACGGTCGCTGGAGAAATTCATTGGAAGGGCCAGAAGGTCAAATTCAAGCAGCCATCCGCCGCAATCCGTAAAGGGATCGGTTTAGTCCCTGATGAACGTAAGCAGCTCGGGCTCGTCATGAATTTCAACGTCGTTCATAACATAACTCTTCCTTCTCTGAAAAACTTCAAAAAAGGCACTATGCAGCATAAGAAGGAGAGGGAAGACGCCAATCGTGTCGCGCAGCTGATGCGTGTAAAGGCTACCCCCCAGCAATCGGTTGTTAAGCTAAGTGGAGGTAATCAGCAGAAAATTGTCATCTCCAAGTGGGTGCTTGCGGATTCAGAGCTATTTCTGTTCGACGAGCCTACCCGCGGTATCGATGTTGGTGCTAAGGCTGAAATATACAAGCTCATCAACGACTTAACGGCGAAAGGGAAATGCGTCATTATCGTTTCCCCGGAGCTGGAGGAATTACTTGGGCTGTGTCATAAAATCTATGTCATGTTCGAGGGCGAATTTCATGCCTGCGTGTCGGGCGAACAGAAAACGCAAAGCAATATTATTAGCAAGCTGCTGGGGGTGTGA
- a CDS encoding polysaccharide deacetylase family protein gives MKKDDIHVIFGFDMETDVGSFTPYYDGVKNATPPLIELFDKKGIKGTFYYTGDAARRNPDSVEIVKKSGNEVGCHSLFHETVGDELFPIPGVVPLLPEEVPFRIEKATEWVEQVLGHQPVSFRAPRLWGSTALLNSLEKLNYVSDASYPMYFYRERFIPYNPSKADWTKEGDMKIVEIPNFADMVMKSNDPGLERDRDQWPLFRTKGTDELMKHIDSFVRFLRERNLPVVLCFYFHPWEFIPIQESYHYGEARVTPDRFLTLGCGDKAMREFSLLIDRLKDMGSTFHRADDFAAYWNKAGKAGLG, from the coding sequence ATGAAGAAGGACGATATCCATGTAATTTTCGGATTTGATATGGAGACTGACGTAGGAAGCTTTACACCCTATTATGATGGGGTTAAGAACGCGACTCCTCCGCTAATTGAGCTATTCGATAAGAAGGGGATTAAAGGAACCTTCTATTATACAGGGGACGCTGCACGGAGAAATCCGGACAGTGTTGAGATCGTCAAGAAAAGCGGTAATGAAGTAGGCTGCCATTCTCTGTTCCACGAGACGGTAGGAGATGAACTATTTCCGATTCCAGGCGTTGTACCACTTCTGCCAGAGGAAGTCCCTTTCCGTATTGAAAAGGCTACCGAATGGGTCGAGCAGGTGCTAGGGCATCAACCGGTATCCTTCCGTGCACCAAGGCTATGGGGTTCGACGGCATTGCTGAATTCGCTCGAAAAGCTCAACTATGTGTCCGATGCCTCCTATCCGATGTATTTCTATCGAGAAAGATTTATTCCTTACAATCCTAGCAAGGCCGATTGGACGAAGGAAGGAGACATGAAGATCGTCGAAATTCCTAACTTCGCAGATATGGTCATGAAGAGTAATGACCCGGGCCTGGAACGGGATCGGGATCAATGGCCGCTGTTTCGCACTAAGGGAACAGATGAGCTGATGAAGCATATCGATAGCTTTGTTCGTTTCCTCCGGGAGAGAAACTTGCCGGTTGTGCTCTGCTTTTATTTTCACCCGTGGGAATTCATTCCGATTCAAGAAAGCTATCACTACGGCGAGGCGAGGGTAACGCCAGATAGATTCCTTACACTGGGCTGTGGGGATAAAGCAATGCGCGAGTTCTCGCTACTGATTGACCGGCTGAAGGATATGGGATCGACATTTCATCGTGCTGACGATTTCGCTGCTTATTGGAACAAGGCAGGGAAGGCGGGGCTAGGATGA
- a CDS encoding glycoside hydrolase family 20 zincin-like fold domain-containing protein, translating to MRALLPEPKSFQYGEGTTNRFQGFNLVTIGLTNSELEVKEIADKKLWNYQDITLQVDTADSTHLDIILYDRLSGNESIEQPELFLLQGYTIKVEEAAVHIGFAHRDGYVNALSTLKQLLQRQDDGGYVLSEITILDWPSIEKRSISNTFAWYAGYGRIGFDMQLWGYEEWIEYLNICSDLKINQFNMCMYGYWPFQFDEYPETMLQDYKMKVWNEESSNWIEVAYTHPNITEEFLSRLFDYGHQLGIDFYAYIGLNSYNGGYPSINKDKRMVLPKDGKFVNDFDTLCLSKPENIAYLKASMRRIVQLGFDGIDFEESEESYWFCNCEGCGKTFMNNRTPAEAKHKANFWLLNTLYTEIKDENQDCVVGVRAWREPPLEKSVSYLQDCKNNIPEDVVLFWAPGLYVSDDEFPKWVDVFGKERIWARDTEANAVAATMGRLMRIFKSNVIRAEEETNHQYIEKDIDMHIDSVKHQVRGINGYMFEWYGYFLNLYSHSYYGWGSDKGAETFYRHSVEAVFGPELVDDILYVQQNMLTIHESQLNIFPTEFPFLRNKVNENDIPVIKQAIADWPNIGAKIRKVKEELRKDEQLKVYVKHFEKIENSHERNRIIYDLALTSIAYDSAATLDEKRKYLLEMDSLNEQDFSLVKQTYFDVNPVDETGTPSCMYPYHELKRVIHNELYPDKRDDRQIFLGVEALGWLWL from the coding sequence ATGCGTGCATTACTTCCCGAACCAAAAAGCTTTCAGTATGGCGAGGGTACGACGAATCGATTTCAAGGGTTTAATCTGGTGACGATCGGTTTAACAAATTCGGAGCTTGAAGTAAAAGAAATTGCAGATAAGAAGCTGTGGAATTATCAGGACATCACATTACAGGTAGACACCGCGGATTCCACGCATTTAGATATTATTCTTTATGATCGGCTTTCGGGGAACGAGTCAATCGAGCAGCCTGAATTGTTCCTGCTGCAAGGCTACACCATTAAGGTCGAAGAAGCAGCTGTTCATATCGGATTTGCCCATCGTGATGGTTATGTGAATGCGCTCTCAACGCTTAAGCAGCTGCTCCAGCGTCAAGATGACGGGGGATATGTTCTGTCTGAGATTACTATTCTAGATTGGCCTTCGATCGAAAAACGTTCCATATCGAACACGTTTGCCTGGTATGCGGGCTATGGACGAATTGGATTTGATATGCAGCTATGGGGCTATGAGGAATGGATAGAATATTTGAATATTTGCTCAGACCTCAAGATTAACCAATTTAATATGTGCATGTACGGATACTGGCCTTTCCAATTTGACGAGTATCCCGAAACGATGCTTCAAGACTATAAGATGAAGGTTTGGAATGAAGAAAGCAGCAATTGGATCGAGGTCGCCTACACACACCCGAATATTACGGAAGAGTTTCTATCGCGGTTATTCGATTATGGGCACCAGCTAGGCATCGACTTTTATGCGTATATCGGCTTGAACAGCTATAACGGTGGTTACCCAAGCATTAATAAAGACAAGAGAATGGTTCTACCCAAGGATGGAAAATTCGTAAATGATTTCGATACATTGTGCCTGAGCAAGCCGGAAAATATAGCTTATCTGAAAGCGTCGATGCGTCGCATCGTGCAATTGGGCTTTGATGGCATCGATTTCGAGGAAAGCGAGGAGTCCTATTGGTTCTGCAATTGCGAGGGATGCGGGAAAACCTTCATGAATAACCGCACACCTGCAGAGGCGAAGCACAAAGCGAATTTCTGGCTACTCAACACGCTTTATACAGAGATCAAGGATGAGAATCAGGATTGCGTCGTGGGAGTTCGGGCATGGAGAGAACCGCCTTTAGAGAAAAGTGTGAGTTATCTACAGGATTGTAAAAACAACATTCCGGAGGATGTCGTCCTGTTCTGGGCGCCGGGATTATATGTCTCTGATGACGAGTTTCCGAAATGGGTCGATGTGTTCGGCAAAGAGCGGATATGGGCGAGAGATACGGAAGCCAACGCGGTTGCAGCAACAATGGGTCGATTGATGCGGATATTCAAATCCAACGTGATCCGGGCTGAAGAAGAGACGAATCACCAATATATTGAGAAAGACATCGATATGCACATCGATTCGGTGAAGCATCAGGTCAGAGGCATAAATGGATACATGTTCGAATGGTACGGATATTTCCTCAATCTGTATTCCCATTCTTATTATGGCTGGGGATCGGATAAAGGTGCTGAAACGTTCTACCGGCATTCCGTTGAGGCCGTATTCGGTCCGGAGCTCGTGGACGATATTTTATACGTGCAGCAGAACATGCTCACCATTCACGAAAGCCAATTGAACATTTTCCCGACGGAATTCCCATTCCTGCGCAATAAAGTGAACGAGAACGATATTCCCGTCATTAAGCAGGCTATTGCGGATTGGCCGAATATTGGGGCTAAAATTCGCAAGGTAAAAGAGGAGCTCCGAAAGGATGAGCAGCTTAAGGTTTACGTCAAGCATTTCGAAAAAATTGAAAATTCCCATGAACGGAATCGGATTATATACGACTTGGCGCTGACCTCTATCGCTTATGACAGTGCGGCAACACTAGATGAGAAAAGAAAATACTTGCTCGAGATGGATAGCTTAAACGAGCAGGATTTCTCCCTAGTGAAGCAAACGTATTTCGATGTCAATCCGGTTGATGAGACGGGCACACCGTCATGTATGTATCCTTACCATGAGCTTAAGAGAGTCATTCATAACGAACTATATCCCGATAAGCGGGATGATCGGCAAATCTTCCTGGGCGTCGAAGCACTCGGATGGTTATGGCTGTAA